A DNA window from Tenuifilaceae bacterium CYCD contains the following coding sequences:
- a CDS encoding peptidase M16, with the protein MDFELYTLSNGIRIAHKRVNSPVAYCCIMVNTGTRDELEEEHGMAHFIEHVIFKGTKKRRAYHIMSRLEDVGGELNAYTTKEETVVHATFLKNDYSRAIELISDIVFRSTFPEKEIKKEKDVIIDEINSYKDNPSELIYDDFEDLVYEGHSFGRNILGTKRHLKTFSRKHINEFIARNYNTDQIIFCSVGDISFSRVKKLAERNLGWISANYRKNKRTAINIYHPKSKSISKSTYQAHCIIGTVAYDLQNPKRISMFLLNNILGGPGSNSRLNLALREKHGYAYNVESMYTPYTDTGLFTIYFGTDKDNLEKAYSTVIKELNKIRDQRLGVMQLSKAKRQLIGQMAISAESNENLMLSAAKSFLVYAQPDNLLTIFNQIENITSSEIIEVANEIVVPNLLSTLIYR; encoded by the coding sequence ATGGATTTTGAACTGTACACCTTAAGTAACGGTATTCGGATTGCCCATAAACGAGTTAACTCTCCCGTGGCATACTGCTGCATTATGGTTAATACTGGCACTCGCGATGAACTAGAGGAAGAGCACGGAATGGCTCATTTTATTGAACACGTAATTTTTAAAGGAACAAAGAAACGACGTGCATACCATATAATGAGTAGGTTGGAGGATGTTGGGGGCGAATTAAACGCATACACAACAAAAGAAGAAACCGTAGTTCATGCCACATTCCTTAAAAATGATTACAGCAGAGCAATAGAACTTATTTCGGATATAGTGTTTCGTTCAACCTTTCCCGAAAAGGAAATAAAGAAGGAAAAGGATGTTATAATTGACGAGATCAACTCTTATAAGGACAATCCATCGGAACTAATCTACGACGATTTCGAGGATCTTGTTTACGAGGGCCATTCTTTTGGTCGTAACATACTTGGAACTAAGCGTCATTTAAAAACGTTCTCACGCAAACATATTAACGAATTTATTGCCCGGAACTACAACACCGACCAAATTATATTCTGCTCGGTTGGGGATATCTCTTTCAGCAGAGTAAAAAAACTTGCTGAAAGAAATCTTGGATGGATATCAGCAAATTACCGGAAGAATAAACGGACTGCAATAAACATCTATCATCCAAAATCTAAAAGTATAAGCAAATCAACCTATCAGGCTCACTGCATAATAGGCACAGTTGCCTATGATTTGCAAAATCCCAAGCGAATTAGCATGTTCTTACTAAACAATATTCTTGGAGGACCAGGCTCTAACTCCAGATTGAATCTTGCACTTCGCGAAAAGCATGGTTATGCTTACAACGTAGAATCAATGTACACACCATATACCGATACTGGACTTTTTACAATATATTTTGGCACCGATAAGGATAACCTTGAAAAAGCATACTCAACGGTAATTAAAGAGTTAAATAAAATAAGGGATCAACGATTAGGCGTAATGCAACTATCCAAAGCCAAACGGCAACTCATCGGCCAAATGGCCATATCTGCCGAAAGCAATGAAAATCTTATGCTATCAGCCGCAAAAAGTTTTCTTGTTTATGCACAACCTGACAACTTATTGACTATCTTTAACCAAATTGAGAACATTACTTCTTCAGAGATAATTGAAGTAGCAAACGAAATTGTTGTTCCTAATTTACTTTCTACACTCATTTATAGGTAG
- a CDS encoding O-methyltransferase, protein MDRLDNDLELYITKHTTPLDSTLEELTRVTHLTTYNPRMISGHAQGMFLEFICHMVKPERILEIGTFTGYSTICMAKAIGENAVIDTIEVNDELQDTISEFIQKAGVNNKVNLHFGDARQIIPTLQFHYDLVFIDGDKREYPQYYDLIFPLVKDEGYILADNVLWNGKVLDKNATDVHTLAILEFNNLVQNDKRVENVLLPIRDGLMFIRKLSTP, encoded by the coding sequence ATGGATAGATTAGACAATGACCTTGAGTTATATATAACAAAGCACACAACTCCGTTAGATTCTACCTTGGAGGAGCTAACGAGAGTTACACATCTCACTACCTATAATCCAAGAATGATTAGTGGCCATGCTCAAGGAATGTTTTTAGAATTTATTTGTCATATGGTTAAGCCTGAACGAATTTTAGAAATTGGAACATTTACAGGTTATTCCACTATTTGCATGGCAAAAGCCATTGGCGAAAACGCAGTAATAGATACCATAGAAGTAAACGATGAACTACAAGATACAATTTCTGAATTCATTCAGAAAGCAGGAGTCAACAACAAAGTTAATCTACATTTTGGAGACGCGCGTCAAATCATCCCAACGCTGCAATTCCATTATGATTTAGTATTTATTGATGGAGATAAGCGAGAATACCCTCAATACTATGATCTAATCTTTCCTTTGGTCAAAGATGAAGGATATATTCTTGCCGATAATGTACTATGGAATGGCAAGGTTTTAGATAAAAATGCAACAGATGTTCACACTCTGGCCATTCTGGAGTTCAACAATTTGGTGCAGAATGACAAGCGAGTAGAAAATGTTTTACTACCCATTCGCGATGGGCTTATGTTCATCCGAAAACTTTCCACCCCTTAA
- a CDS encoding MerR family transcriptional regulator — MAQYTIKQMELLSGIRAATIRMWEKRYTIFSPQRTDTNIRRYNDDDIRFIINISLLLKKGFRISKLASLSLEELSDLASKFVTDYKYGNNNIEPIVSATLEFNEMGIIQPINESSAKHGIEYTFEALVLPFLKQLGELWQTGAISTAHEHFASNIIRNQISNIYKNSIKPDIGKDSPIVFFLPEGEFHEIGLIYFAYIAKNAGYKTIYLGQSTPINDAIKVAKDLKCKMVFTSFSSSVNTSPEEIIEELTKELPSVQIIATGYALTEITIPTSINFVANAQDLIKVFGKIDPTMVL, encoded by the coding sequence ATGGCTCAATACACGATTAAACAAATGGAGCTGTTATCCGGCATCAGAGCAGCAACCATTAGAATGTGGGAAAAGCGATATACAATATTTTCCCCTCAAAGAACCGACACAAACATCCGGAGGTATAACGATGATGATATTCGGTTCATCATAAACATCTCATTACTACTCAAAAAAGGGTTCAGGATTAGTAAACTTGCTAGCCTTTCTCTAGAAGAACTATCCGACTTAGCCTCAAAATTTGTTACTGATTACAAGTATGGTAACAATAATATAGAGCCGATAGTGTCGGCAACGCTTGAGTTTAACGAGATGGGAATAATCCAACCCATAAACGAAAGTTCTGCTAAGCATGGCATTGAATATACATTCGAGGCATTGGTGTTGCCATTCCTAAAACAACTTGGCGAATTGTGGCAAACTGGAGCAATATCAACTGCACATGAACATTTTGCAAGCAATATTATACGCAATCAAATTAGTAATATTTACAAGAACTCTATCAAACCCGATATAGGTAAAGATTCTCCCATCGTATTCTTCCTTCCCGAAGGAGAGTTTCACGAAATTGGATTAATATACTTTGCCTATATAGCCAAAAATGCTGGTTACAAAACTATATACCTTGGACAATCAACACCCATTAATGATGCTATTAAGGTTGCAAAAGATCTCAAGTGCAAGATGGTGTTTACTTCATTTTCTTCCTCGGTTAATACAAGCCCAGAAGAAATTATTGAAGAACTAACTAAGGAATTGCCCTCCGTTCAAATCATTGCAACAGGATACGCTCTTACCGAAATAACAATACCTACAAGTATAAACTTTGTTGCCAACGCCCAGGATTTGATTAAGGTTTTTGGGAAAATTGATCCGACCATGGTTCTATAA
- a CDS encoding RNA polymerase sigma factor, with product MSQQEFNTALVELEPNLERFAYSLTADREDARDLLQETYLKALTYKDKFEDNTNIKAWTFTIMKNTFINNYRKSVKQNTTFDSSDNQFMINSKSENYGPDSMYSHSEISKKIDSLEDDFKLPFQMHTSGYKYKEIADKLNLKIGTVKSRIFFSRQKLMTALKDYE from the coding sequence ATGTCACAGCAAGAATTCAATACCGCACTGGTTGAACTTGAGCCAAACCTTGAACGTTTTGCTTACAGTCTTACCGCTGATCGCGAAGATGCAAGAGATTTATTACAAGAAACTTACCTCAAAGCTTTAACTTATAAGGATAAATTTGAAGATAATACCAATATCAAGGCTTGGACTTTCACTATTATGAAAAACACATTCATTAATAACTACAGAAAGTCTGTTAAGCAAAACACCACGTTCGACTCGAGTGATAATCAATTCATGATTAACAGCAAATCAGAAAACTATGGGCCAGACTCAATGTACTCCCATAGTGAAATTAGTAAGAAGATTGATTCCCTTGAGGATGACTTTAAACTTCCTTTCCAAATGCATACATCGGGATACAAGTATAAAGAAATTGCGGATAAACTTAACCTGAAAATCGGAACGGTAAAAAGCAGAATATTTTTTTCTAGACAAAAATTAATGACCGCACTAAAAGATTACGAATAA
- a CDS encoding integrase, whose product MANIIFYLKSEKLDKNGKVSLLAQITSEYKPYRMKLGKVRKRDWNKKTQRLKLTSLTEKEYEENIRFNVLIDEIEFKAKELFNKTIKEKRKPSEFELTNLLIKPQEEAILKSSSFLDVFSDFIESNKADKAERTIKGYITVKNFLIRFQKGTSFIITWDNIDVKFLDKLKNFTFITLKKELGYYAKITRVIATFLHWAEERSYYNGNIYDKLRVDEPEKEVIFLSMEEIFTLLNYDFKNSRLEKVRDLYCFACFTGLRYSDVISLKREHFNGKLITKTQVKTGDVKTLPLNKFALEILTKYESEKSPLPKISIQNLNAYIKEACKLIASGQPEKTGFNRLVIKKTVIGSESTEEAIPLYDAIKFHTARKTFITNSIMLGVNLKALQDMGAPKKEKDLKKYLKITDAFKSQVMDDSWNLVNTSRF is encoded by the coding sequence ATGGCAAATATCATATTTTATCTTAAATCAGAAAAATTAGATAAGAATGGAAAGGTATCTCTCCTTGCACAAATTACAAGTGAGTATAAACCTTATAGAATGAAACTGGGGAAGGTTAGGAAACGTGACTGGAACAAAAAGACACAGCGATTAAAGCTTACCTCCTTAACCGAAAAGGAATATGAGGAGAATATAAGGTTTAATGTACTAATCGATGAAATAGAGTTTAAAGCAAAAGAACTTTTCAACAAAACTATTAAGGAGAAAAGAAAACCAAGCGAATTTGAACTAACCAACCTCTTGATTAAACCCCAAGAAGAGGCCATTTTAAAATCAAGTTCATTTCTTGATGTGTTTTCAGATTTTATAGAATCGAACAAAGCAGATAAGGCAGAGCGTACAATTAAAGGATACATAACCGTTAAAAATTTTCTGATCAGATTTCAGAAAGGAACATCATTCATAATAACCTGGGATAATATTGATGTAAAGTTCTTAGACAAACTCAAGAACTTTACTTTTATTACTTTGAAAAAAGAACTTGGATACTATGCTAAAATAACAAGGGTAATTGCAACTTTTTTGCATTGGGCGGAAGAAAGGAGTTACTACAATGGGAATATTTATGATAAACTAAGGGTTGATGAACCCGAAAAGGAAGTGATATTTTTAAGTATGGAAGAAATATTTACCCTTCTCAACTATGACTTTAAAAATAGTAGGCTTGAAAAGGTTAGAGATTTGTACTGCTTTGCCTGTTTTACAGGTTTAAGGTATAGCGATGTGATTTCACTGAAAAGAGAGCATTTCAACGGTAAACTAATAACAAAAACACAAGTTAAAACAGGAGATGTAAAAACTCTCCCACTTAACAAATTTGCATTGGAAATTTTGACAAAATATGAATCAGAAAAATCTCCCCTTCCCAAAATATCTATTCAAAACCTAAATGCTTATATTAAAGAAGCTTGCAAGCTAATTGCATCTGGACAACCAGAAAAAACAGGCTTTAATAGGCTGGTGATAAAAAAAACAGTTATAGGAAGTGAATCAACTGAGGAAGCCATCCCTCTTTATGATGCTATTAAATTTCATACTGCTAGAAAAACCTTTATCACAAATAGCATTATGCTTGGAGTTAACCTTAAGGCCTTACAAGATATGGGTGCTCCAAAAAAAGAGAAGGATTTAAAAAAGTATCTAAAGATAACAGATGCTTTTAAAAGTCAAGTAATGGATGACTCTTGGAATCTTGTCAATACTTCCCGGTTTTAG
- a CDS encoding DNA primase, which translates to MNCKEAKQIDIVSFLSKNGIDKDSIQGVNYWYKSPLREEKTASFKVNRYKNIWFDFGIGEGGDIIKLVCMMFKVNYPDALKLLSSYSHLSHSLTNYTEDSSINILEVKDLSSINLLNYLNQRRIDIDIAKSYCNEVTFLLNQKRYYAIGFKNNSGGFELRTKYFKSSCTPKDITLIKNDSGKLLVFEGFVDFLSWFSSPFFFSGRQDFLILNTLSFLSKGKQLMLSYPEVYLYLDNDNAGKNASKDLKGLEVDYVEDMSIRYSDFKDLNDSI; encoded by the coding sequence ATGAACTGTAAGGAAGCAAAACAAATAGATATTGTATCGTTTCTAAGTAAGAACGGTATAGATAAGGATTCAATACAAGGTGTTAATTATTGGTACAAATCACCTCTAAGAGAAGAAAAGACAGCCTCATTCAAGGTAAATAGATATAAAAACATTTGGTTTGACTTTGGTATTGGGGAGGGCGGTGACATTATAAAACTGGTTTGTATGATGTTTAAAGTGAACTACCCTGATGCTTTGAAATTATTATCAAGTTACTCTCATCTATCCCATAGTCTTACAAATTATACAGAGGATTCATCTATCAATATTCTTGAGGTTAAAGATTTGTCAAGCATAAATCTATTGAACTATCTAAATCAAAGAAGAATTGACATTGATATAGCAAAGAGTTATTGCAATGAAGTTACATTCTTGCTTAATCAGAAAAGGTATTATGCAATAGGATTCAAAAATAATTCAGGAGGATTTGAACTTAGGACAAAATATTTCAAAAGTTCTTGCACTCCAAAGGATATTACGCTGATAAAGAACGATTCAGGAAAACTGCTTGTTTTCGAAGGGTTTGTAGATTTTTTGTCTTGGTTTTCAAGTCCGTTCTTTTTTTCTGGTAGGCAAGATTTTTTGATTCTGAATACACTTTCATTCTTAAGTAAGGGCAAGCAGTTAATGTTGAGTTATCCAGAGGTTTATCTCTATTTAGACAATGATAATGCAGGGAAGAATGCAAGCAAAGATTTGAAAGGATTGGAGGTCGATTATGTTGAAGATATGTCTATCAGGTATTCAGATTTCAAGGATCTAAATGACTCTATCTAG